The following are encoded together in the Phaseolus vulgaris cultivar G19833 chromosome 9, P. vulgaris v2.0, whole genome shotgun sequence genome:
- the LOC137821989 gene encoding ethylene-responsive transcription factor ERF017 gives MVKPGGVEKSAEERSSTSYRGVRKRKWGKYVSEIRLPNSRQRIWLGSYDSAEKAARAFDAAMFCLRGSGAKFNFPSDPPNIAGGRTMTPSQIQIAAARFANSEPQTDCSGQQPMESLASDEETASLRLESSSPPLSDVSVQNDAIFQTGSFPDPFSEFGSSSFVPEFSDFPSFDDFSRDFFMPELPSFDYGEENVDGMIIQDSFLWNF, from the coding sequence ATGGTGAAGCCTGGTGGCGTGGAAAAGTCTGCGGAGGAGCGAAGCAGTACATCGTACAGAGGAGTACGGAAGAGGAAGTGGGGAAAATACGTTTCGGAAATTAGGCTGCCCAACAGCCGTCAAAGGATTTGGTTGGGTTCCTACGACAGCGCCGAGAAGGCGGCGCGCGCGTTCGATGCGGCCATGTTCTGTTTACGTGGCAGCGGCGCCAAATTTAACTTCCCGAGTGACCCCCCCAACATTGCCGGCGGGAGGACCATGACCCCCTCTCAGATTCAGATCGCTGCGGCCCGTTTCGCCAATTCGGAGCCCCAGACAGATTGTTCGGGTCAGCAACCAATGGAGTCTTTAGCTTCGGACGAGGAAACGGCGTCGTTGAGGTTGGAGTCGTCGTCTCCTCCTCTCTCCGACGTGTCGGTTCAGAACGACGCCATATTCCAAACCGGGTCATTTCCCGACCCGTTTTCGGAGTTTGGGTCGAGCAGTTTCGTCCCCGAGTTCTCTGATTTTCCAAGTTTCGACGATTTCAGCCGCGATTTCTTCATGCCGGAGCTTCCAAGTTTCGATTACGGAGAAGAAAACGTGGATGGGATGATAATTCAGGACTCCTTCTTATGGAATTTCTAA
- the LOC137821371 gene encoding beta-galactosidase 7-like: MADSFNIDVPWIMCQQSDAPQPMINTCNGWYCHDFEPNNPNSPKMWTENWVGWFKNWGSKDPHRTAEDVAYSVARFFQSGGTFQNYYMYHGGTNFGRTAGGPYITTTYDYDAPLDEFGNIAQPKWGHLKELHRVLKSMENSLTNYGNVSEVDLGHSVKATVYATNDSSSCFLTNTNTTTDATVTFRGNKYNIPAWSVSLLPDCQTEEYNTAKVNVQTSLMVKGRNKAEDEPTALNWVWRAENIDDALLGKGNFSEKRLIDQKTVASDTSDYLWYMTRLDIDQNDPILSDNMSLSINGSGQVIHAFVNGEHIGSHWATYGIRNDIFEPEIKLKPGKNIVSLLSVTVGLQNYGPNYDKWPTGLVGPISVISRKDDETVVKDLSSNKWSYKVGLHGWDNKFFSEDSSYASDSKWESEYLTTNRMLTWYKTTFKAPLGSEGVVVDLQGMGKGYAWVNGHNLGRTWPSYEASEDGCSDDPCDYRGEYDDKKCVSNCGKPTQRWYHVPRSFIQDGLNTMVLFEEIGGNPSLVNFQTVSVGSACGNTHENKTLELSCHGHPISDIKFASFGNPQGECGAFSKGSCESKSDALTIVQNACVGKESCIIDVSEKTFGPANCGDMVKRLAVEAVC, from the exons ATGGCTGACTCCTTCAACATTGATGTTCCATGGATCATGTGCCAACAATCAGATGCCCCTCAACCAATG ATCAATACTTGCAATGGTTGGTATTGTCACGACTTCGAGCCCAATAACCCTAACAGCCCAAAGATGTGGACCGAAAATTGGGTTGGCTG GTTCAAGAACTGGGGTAGCAAAGATCCACATAGAACTGCTGAAGATGTTGCCTATTCTGTGGCTAGGTTTTTTCAATCAGGTGGCACATTCCAAAACTACTATATG tATCACGGTGGAACTAACTTTGGCCGAACAGCTGGTGGTCCATACATTACTACCACATATGATTACGATGCTCCTCTTGATGAATTTG GAAACATAGCCCAACCAAAATGGGGTCACCTCAAAGAACTTCACAGGGTTCTGAAATCAATGGAGAATAGTCTAACTAATTATGGAAACGTATCTGAAGTTGATTTGGGCCACTCTGTTAAG GCTACTGTGTATGCCACAAATGATTCATCAAGCTGCTTCTTgaccaacaccaacaccaccaCTGATGCTACAGTCACATTCAGAGgaaacaaatataatattccTGCCTGGTCTGTTAGTCTTCTTCCTGATTGTCAAACTGAAGAGTATAACACAGCCAAG GTGAATGTTCAAACCTCCCTCATGGTAAAGGGTAGAAACAAAGCAGAAGATGAGCCAACGGCTTTGAATTGGGTGTGGAGAGCTGAGAATATTGATGATGCTCTTCTTGGCAAAGGAAATTTCTCCGAAAAAAGACTTATTGATCAAAAAACAGTTGCTTCTGATACTAGTGATTATCTTTGGTACATGACAAG ACTTGATATTGATCAAAATGATCCAATTTTGTCGGATAATATGTCTCTTAGCATCAATGGCAGTGGCCAAGTAATTCATGCATTCGTTAATGGAGAACATATTG GCTCCCATTGGGCCACATATGGTATCCGCAACGATATATTTGAGCCTGAGATTAAGTTGAAGCCAGGAAAGAATATTGTGAGCTTGCTTAGTGTAACTGTTGGACTACAG AACTATGGACCAAACTATGATAAATGGCCCACTGGTCTGGTTGGACCCATTAGTGTAATCAGCAGAAAAGATGATGAAACCGTTGTTAAAGATCTCTCCTCAAACAAATGGTCTTACAAGGTTGGGTTGCATGGTTGGGACAACAAATTCTTCAGTGAAGACTCTTCTTATGCTTCTGATTCCAAATGGGAATCTGAGTACCTAACCACAAACAGAATGTTGACTTGGTACAAG ACCACTTTCAAAGCTCCTCTTGGATCAGAGGGTGTTGTTGTGGATTTGCAAGGAATGGGAAAAGGGTATGCTTGGGTGAATGGTCATAATCTTGGTCGCACATGGCCTAGTTATGAGGCAAGTGAAGATGGTTGTAGTGATGACCCTTGTGACTATCGTGGTGAATATGATGACAAAAAGTGTGTTAGCAATTGTGGCAAGCCTACACAGAGATG GTACCATGTTCCTCGATCCTTTATCCAAGATGGTCTAAACACAATGGTTTTGTTTGAGGAAATTGGTGGGAATCCATCACTGGTGAATTTCCAAACAGTTTCTGTTGGGTCTGCATGTGGAAACACTCATGAGAACAAGACTTTGGAATTGTCCTGCCATGGACATCCCATTTCTGATATAAAGTTTGCAAGTTTTGGCAACCCACAAGGTGAATGTGGAGCATTTAGCAAGGGAAGTTGCGAAAGCAAAAGTGATGCTTTGACCATAGTACAAAAT GCATGTGTGGGCAAGGAATCATGCATCATTGATGTTTCAGAAAAAACATTCGGGCCAGCAAATTGTGGAGATATGGTGAAGAGACTTGCTGTGGAGGCAGTTTGTTAG